In Synechococcus sp. RS9909, one genomic interval encodes:
- a CDS encoding cell division protein FtsQ/DivIB, producing the protein MSRQRSTRPLPPGVERRRRLRQERRRDRLIQLWRLLLFSGSATALAWLLLSMGWTLHSPEQLRVNGSERISSEAVTQAAGLRFPLPLLSLDPRALERTLLRELPVQSAAVHRRLLPPALDVDLEDRRPMAAASRVSPGGMEKGMVDRNGQWMPQTVASRGDQPETSILVTGWTARQRPMIARLFERRDALGSPLQRISIAPDGAISIQTAALGRVDLGADPNLLDQQVVSMAQLSRSLPSHLRQKAGTSIDLSDPAKPELQLRAGKTPASES; encoded by the coding sequence GTGAGCCGCCAGCGATCTACCCGCCCACTCCCCCCCGGCGTTGAACGCCGCCGCCGCCTACGCCAGGAACGACGCCGCGACCGGCTGATTCAACTGTGGCGCCTGCTGCTGTTCAGCGGCAGCGCCACGGCTCTTGCCTGGCTTCTGTTGAGCATGGGCTGGACCCTGCACAGCCCGGAGCAACTGCGGGTGAACGGCAGCGAACGGATCAGCAGCGAGGCCGTGACCCAGGCGGCGGGTCTCCGTTTCCCCCTGCCCCTGCTCAGCCTTGACCCCAGGGCGCTGGAACGCACCCTGCTGCGGGAACTGCCGGTGCAATCAGCTGCTGTGCATCGCCGTCTCCTGCCGCCCGCCCTGGATGTGGACCTGGAGGACCGTCGCCCCATGGCGGCCGCCAGTCGGGTCAGCCCCGGGGGCATGGAGAAGGGCATGGTCGATCGCAACGGCCAATGGATGCCCCAGACCGTGGCCTCGCGGGGCGATCAGCCGGAAACCTCGATCCTGGTGACGGGCTGGACGGCTCGCCAGCGGCCCATGATCGCCCGACTGTTCGAGCGACGCGATGCCCTGGGGAGCCCCTTGCAGCGCATCAGCATCGCTCCGGATGGGGCCATCAGCATTCAGACAGCCGCTCTGGGCAGGGTGGACCTGGGCGCGGACCCGAACCTGTTGGATCAACAGGTGGTGAGCATGGCCCAACTCAGCCGCAGCCTCCCCAGCCACTTGCGCCAGAAAGCGGGCACAAGCATCGATCTCAGTGATCCCGCCAAACCGGAACTTCAGCTCCGTGCTGGCAAGACTCCCGCCAGCGAATCCTGA
- the ftsZ gene encoding cell division protein FtsZ, producing MGAHQSPHADSTGILPSQSARIEVIGVGGGGSNAVNRMIQSDLEGVAYRVLNTDAQALLQSAADHRVQLGQTLTRGLGAGGNPSIGQKAAEESRADLQQALQGADLVFIAAGMGGGTGTGAAPVVAEVAKESGALTVGIVTKPFSFEGRRRMRQADEGIARLAEHVDTLIVIPNDRLRDAIAGAPLQEAFRSADDVLRMGVKGISDIITCPGLVNVDFADVRSVMTEAGTALLGIGVGSGRSRAVEAAQTAINSPLLEAARIDGAKGCVINISGGRDMTLEDMTTASEVIYDVVDPEANIIVGAVVDERLEGEIHVTVIATGFENGQPYRSERATARSESTPYTPSSSQDSGANIPQFLRQRQLRRESTND from the coding sequence ATGGGAGCACATCAGTCCCCCCATGCCGATTCCACTGGCATCCTCCCCAGCCAGTCTGCGCGGATTGAGGTGATCGGTGTGGGTGGGGGCGGCAGCAATGCCGTGAACCGCATGATCCAGAGCGATCTGGAGGGTGTGGCCTACCGGGTGCTCAACACCGATGCCCAGGCCCTGCTCCAGTCGGCGGCAGATCATCGTGTGCAACTGGGCCAGACCCTCACCCGCGGCTTAGGAGCGGGCGGCAATCCCAGCATCGGCCAGAAAGCAGCCGAAGAATCCCGCGCCGATTTGCAACAGGCACTGCAGGGGGCTGATCTTGTCTTCATCGCCGCCGGCATGGGGGGTGGCACGGGCACGGGTGCCGCTCCTGTGGTGGCCGAAGTGGCCAAAGAAAGCGGTGCCCTCACCGTGGGCATCGTCACGAAACCCTTCAGCTTCGAAGGTCGCCGCCGCATGCGTCAGGCCGATGAAGGCATCGCCCGCCTCGCCGAGCATGTCGACACCCTGATCGTGATCCCCAATGATCGTCTGCGCGATGCGATTGCCGGAGCCCCTTTGCAGGAAGCGTTCCGCAGCGCTGACGACGTGCTGCGCATGGGCGTGAAGGGCATCAGCGACATCATCACCTGCCCAGGCCTGGTGAATGTGGATTTCGCCGATGTGCGCTCGGTGATGACCGAGGCCGGCACCGCCCTGCTGGGGATCGGCGTCGGCTCCGGCCGCTCCCGTGCCGTGGAAGCCGCCCAGACGGCGATCAACAGCCCACTGCTGGAGGCGGCCCGCATCGATGGCGCCAAGGGGTGTGTGATCAACATCAGCGGCGGTCGCGACATGACCCTCGAAGACATGACCACCGCCTCCGAAGTGATCTACGACGTGGTGGATCCGGAAGCCAACATCATCGTGGGCGCCGTCGTCGATGAGCGACTGGAGGGTGAAATCCACGTGACGGTGATCGCCACCGGTTTTGAGAACGGCCAGCCTTATCGCAGCGAACGCGCCACGGCACGATCTGAATCCACGCCCTACACGCCGTCTTCAAGCCAGGATTCCGGCGCGAACATTCCTCAATTTCTGCGCCAGCGTCAGCTTCGTCGCGAGTCAACCAACGACTGA
- the panB gene encoding 3-methyl-2-oxobutanoate hydroxymethyltransferase codes for MRPADLIRFKQSGQAITMLTAWDALSAALVQAAGADLVLVGDSLAMVVLGHATTLPVTLEQMLQHTQAVCRGLNGPLERQPLVVCDLPFLSYQCGEERAVAAAGTLLKNSGAAAVKLEGAEPEIVQVIDRLVRMGIPVMGHLGLTPQAVHRLGYRRQAEDPRSQDTLLRQAETLEANGCFALVLEHVPAQLASRVRQALRIPVIGIGAGDDCDGQVRVSADLLGLTPLQPPFSPALIPGRQLLVEALQGWVTAQRQPAGSPTSAPPPPAPDC; via the coding sequence ATGCGACCTGCCGACCTGATCCGGTTCAAGCAGTCGGGGCAAGCGATCACCATGCTCACCGCCTGGGACGCCCTCTCGGCGGCCCTGGTGCAGGCAGCCGGTGCCGATCTGGTGCTGGTGGGTGATTCACTCGCCATGGTGGTGCTGGGCCATGCCACCACCCTGCCGGTGACGCTGGAGCAGATGCTGCAACACACGCAGGCGGTCTGTCGTGGCCTCAATGGACCGCTGGAGCGCCAGCCCCTGGTGGTGTGCGACCTGCCCTTTCTCAGTTACCAATGCGGCGAGGAGCGGGCCGTGGCAGCCGCCGGAACCCTGCTGAAGAACTCCGGCGCCGCCGCTGTGAAGCTGGAGGGAGCTGAACCGGAGATCGTGCAGGTGATCGACCGGCTGGTGCGGATGGGGATCCCGGTGATGGGCCATCTGGGGCTCACGCCGCAGGCGGTGCATCGCCTCGGCTACCGGCGGCAGGCGGAAGATCCCCGCAGCCAGGACACCCTGCTGCGCCAGGCGGAAACGCTGGAAGCCAACGGCTGTTTCGCCCTGGTGCTGGAACATGTGCCCGCCCAGTTGGCCAGCCGGGTGCGCCAGGCGCTGCGCATTCCTGTGATCGGCATCGGTGCCGGAGACGACTGCGACGGTCAGGTGCGGGTGAGCGCCGATCTGCTCGGGCTCACCCCCCTGCAACCGCCCTTCAGCCCCGCCCTGATCCCGGGGCGGCAACTGCTGGTGGAGGCGCTTCAGGGCTGGGTGACTGCACAACGGCAGCCGGCAGGGTCTCCCACCAGCGCACCACCTCCACCAGCACCTGATTGCTGA